The Rissa tridactyla isolate bRisTri1 chromosome 1, bRisTri1.patW.cur.20221130, whole genome shotgun sequence DNA segment AGATTCAATTCTGTATTCTATTGAGGAAAAAATTAGATTCTAATTGAGATGAGTgtgatgcaaaaaataaaatcagaaaatccAACTTTCGTAGAATCTCATATTAATACAAACAGTCAGATAGAGAGGGAATTACGCTCTGGAAAAATAGAAGCTCAATTAAATGCTCAGCAATAGGAAAGATTACACAAGAGGCAATGGGAAACATCTCTCAAACTTCACCTAATGTTACTCACCAAAGGAAAGCACGTATTTCAAAGCAATAAAGTAGATCCATTTCCTGATGAAAATTATTGGCAGCTCACAGATGTCTTAACAAGCTATCTTTCGGACCAGAAACATTCAgggcatgttttttaaaaacaggggGTGAGGGAAGGCCTGGTTTTGTTTATAAAGCCCTCATCTCTATTTTTAACATGTTATATTTAAAAACTGTCCAAAAGAGAAACATTTACCTATGGTTTCTTTAAGTCTACGGGGAGCTGATTTTTGCTATAAACACAAACTTTGTTTGCTGTAAAAGAGTCCCCCTTCTCCTAGCATTTCTTCAAGGTCCTTACAGAGCTTTGtttcagcttttccatttttctatcTTGCTAACATTTATTTAAGAGGAAAGCTTTTAGGGAGGGAAGTtcatatacacacagacacattgtgctgctaaagaaaaaaaaaaaaaaaaaaaaaaaaagagacagacaaaaaGTCTCCCCAAACTTGAAAGTAGTCATCCATTCCTAATCACGCAGTGACGCAAGCAATACCAGATCTTGCTATTGATTAATAGTGAgtgagaacaaaagaaagagaaatttgccAAAATCCTGCAGCGGGTAAACTGAACAGCCGCCAGCTAACTCCAGTCCAGCTCCGCAGCTCGGAAGCAGGAATTGCTTGGGGCAAAAATGACCACTGTCCCCAGGTAACACACCattggggaggaaaagaaatctacCTCGTTATCCATCACCAGTTCAACATTCGGGTACATAGAGATTATTTTGAATTCTCTCcacaagaaaagagaaggatgTGATCACAAACTAGTCAGCCCTGTCTCCGAATGATTACATTTATAGATGTTaactgaaaagctgctttcatcTGAAGTGTGAGAGTGAATGGAATTATGttcaaaagcttaaaaattattattgtaaGAAAGCACCAGAAGCCACTAGCGTCATCAAGTAAGTATAGACAGTTTTAGTTTCTTGCCTTAGATATTGTATTTACAAATTACTCTTATACCCTTCTGTCTCTCAGTTCCTATTAAAGTCAGAACAGAGTCAGCTTTCTACTTTTTCACACTATATTTGCCTGGACACTgtggtaaatatttattttatcgaaacaaaaatgttaaataaataagtaagtatATTTGTTGTAAAATAAGCCTCAAGTATATAAGGTTGTCAGGCCCTCTTGTAGAAAATGTCATAACCAACCACAAAGGGATGTAATCAAACCATTTCCAGAAACAAACTAGCCACCCACACCATATGGTTAGATGCCATCGCTTGGAAAATACTTAGCTGCTTATCCAGCAAGCGACCTGAAAGAAAACCCTTGGTGTATGGCAATACGCTTCAGCTGACCAAAGTGCACAGAGTCATTTTCAAATACtaattgaaaaataaagcttaGCACTATTTgacactttccccccccccccgaccccaggTTTCCCTTTCCACCGCTCAGCGAGGGTTGCGCTGACTTTCAATACACTCAGTTAACACTCCGCTCATCGAACGACTCCTTTATGGGGCAATCTTAAATCCCCAAAATTGAGAAAACACTTCGAGCGCAGGACTAAGCCGACCTTGCGTCCGACAGGACTAGAGAGCTGTGCAGTAAAGATAATGGTGTTTGCTcgtttctttttccattttttttttttttttgaggtgtgCGTTTAAAAGAACGCGTCGCTGGTAACAGAGGAAGTTCTGGCTCATCCATTCAAATCACGACCTCTCAAAGGAAACAAAGTTGCGGTAAATCGCGGGTGCGTCGCACCGGTTCCCCCCGCCGCGGCCGAGCGGGAGCTACCGATCGCACACACGCTCGGGAACAGCCCTGGGGAGGCAAAGTGCAAAGATGAGCACGGCGCCGTGCGGGCCAGCCCCAGAGGACACCCCACCGCCCCGAGAAGGGACTTCTCCCACCGAGGAGAAGCTGCCTGGctcgcacgcacgcacgcacctTTAAAGCTCAGAGCAAGTTTAATAGGGCTAAGCTACCCTTCTGGGAAACCAGGGCTTTGAAAAAGCAGGGCTCCGAAGTGATGCTGGGAAGCCTGAGGGCAGGTTCCCACCGGCTCCGAGAGCCAGGCGGGTACCACCCGCCCCAACTTTCTGTCAGGCTTAGGAAAAGCAAGCGCCGCTGACGGCTGTAAAAGACGAGAGAAACCCCGAGCTCGCCCCACGTCGCCCGCAGCCGGGGTAAACCAGGCTGGGTCCGGAGAGCCCCCGcttccccccggccccagccccgtcCCGGGGCGGCCGCCCGGGGCTCTCCgcgccgcggggcggccggggcaAGCCGGCaggggagcgggcgggagggcgcagctccccgcgccgccgccgggacCCCCACCCGCCGCCAGCAAAGTTTGTGGctcgttccccccccccgcctccagcccctgccttACCTGCTCCCGGGGGATGCAGGGCAGCGAGGTCCGCCGGTGGGtcttgctgctgccgccgccgccgcccgacatCTCGGGGGAGATCATGGAGCTGGACCGCCGCCGCCTCCTGAGCACCGGGGCTTCGTCCgcggccgggggggcggcgggaggctcCGCCAGCGGGGCGGCCCGCCGCGGGGGCCAGAGCCGGTCGGTGTAGCCGGCTAGGAGGatgcccagcagccccagcaggtaGGCCAGGTAGGGCCGCCAGGACGCCGGGACCCTCTCCAAGGCGACGAGGGACGTGGTCCTGGCCGCGCTAGTCACGGCGAGCATGAGGACGCCCTGCCTCAGCTTCAGCACCAGCCATGTCACGGCGGccaggcagctcagcaccacCCCCGTGGCGGCGAGGGAGAGCAAgtgatcctcctcctcctcccccgccgccaGCGCCGTCTGCGCCACCGCTTCCCCCCCGCAgcaggcggccagcagcagcgcCGCCGTCCGCGGCCGCACGCCGCCGCGCAGCAGGTAGCGGCCCGCCCCGAAGAAGGCGCCGGCCAGGCCCAGGGGCACGGCGCCGGggggcagccagccccagccccgcggccccgcgccgccctccgccgccagctcccggccgcgctccccccgcaccagcctcaccaccagggccagcagcacgGAGAGGGAGCCGGCGCACAGCGCCGAGGAAAGTTTCCGGCGGCGCCAGGtctcccgcggcggcggcagaAGGAGCAGCGCGGACCGGGAGGCCGGctctccccacttctccctcccccggccgccgccgccgccccgcggggTGCCGGGCTGCCGCCCCGCCGGAGGGCAGCGCCCGCTACCGCCCGGGCTCCGCGGCTCACCGCCGGCCATGGCCCCGACGGGCTTCTCTGCgggcccccgccccggggcttATTCCCAGGCGGGCAGGGGCCGACAGCGACCCGgtcagcggcggggggccggggggtggcgggCCGGGGGCGCTCCCCGCCGCAGCGCCGGCATTTCCTGCAGAGCGCGGAGCTCGCCCCCCGCTCGCCTCCTCCCCGGGAGCCCAGCGCCGCGCATGAAGGTCTGGGGGAGCGCCTCGCCTCCTCCGCGACCACCtcgggctgggaggggggggtatagtaaattaaaaatctcttaaaaagTGCAAGAGAGGGAGAGACGTGGAGAAATCCTAAACAGTGTAAGataaagggaggggggggagtgggggagagGCAGATGTACCACCTCAGAAGTGCTGCTTAATTTCTAGGCCATCGTTTCCCTCGCAGGAGCTCCCGGCGGAgacggggagggaagggggggggggggtggggtgggaggcgGTGCTGCCCGCCGGAGGGTCCGCGGTTGTCCCGGCCCTCAGGGTCCCGGCCGTGCCCTGCGGTCGCGGGGAAAGCGCCTCCCGGTCGTTGCGAGAAGCGGGGAAGGAGAAATGACCCCCCAAaaaagtccaggaaaaaaaaaagaaaaaaaaaaataaaaggccagcGGAGCCGGGGGCAGAAGTTGCGAAGTCTTGCCGGGAGGGCGAGAGAGAGATCCaggggaggcactggaagggaGGCTGcttgggaagaggggaagagagaaaaggaaagcgtTTCCCTCCTGAACGCTGCTGGGATACTCCTTGAGTTTTGCAcgggataaataaataaataatcaagtgATGTGAGCTTCCCCCGGCCGGGAGAGGAGGCTGCCGAAAGCCCAGAACCCGAACCCGAACAGAGCACCACACCAAAgcggggggagagaggagggggttGGAGGCGATAACGAAGTaggaggctggtgggggggtGGAAAGTTGCCACTTTCCAAACACCCGGACCGGCTCCTGTGGCAGGGCTTCCCCGGCGCGGAGCCGCGCAGTCTCCGCTCCccggtggggggtggggaaggggcggCCTTGGCTCCGCCTGGGGCCGGGTCGCGCCCCGagtcccccctctccccccgccccgccccgcagcAGCCGGCGGTGCCACCCGGGCGGCGGAGCTTCCCTGCCACCGGGCGCTGGCGGCCGAGGCATAAATCCGCCTgtcagggtggggtgggggcaaTTACGAGGTCGTAAAAAAGTCAGAAAGATGGATGTTTATGAACGATTATTActatttctgttgttgttttaatggGAAGCCCGAACTGGAATCCCAAAGCCAGCGGGctgcatccctccaaagcgtTATGAACCTCTAGGCTGTGACTCCATCCAAACCCCGCTGCTTCCTTCCTCCAAACCCTCCTCACCTTCACATCAGAGGACTCCTCTGCCGGGGATCTGCAGCCCCGGGTTGACAAAAACTGCTATTTGCAGGAGTGGAATCAGGTGCAGACTAAAAGCAAGATCAGGGCCTTATTCTTAAAGCCCCAGGTGCCACCAAAGGGCATGGGGTAATGTATTTAGCACGTAATAAtacaaaccacagaaaaataaaatcgcCAGCTGCGAAGTTACAGAGCATTTAGAGTCAGGAAACGGACAGATTAGCAAACAGAATTTCccagccctcttcctcctcacacatCCACAAATCACTAATTTGAGACAGATTTATAGCCTTTAAGAATTTATTGGTGTATCTATCTGGATATCATGCCTATCATCCAGGATCTGAGTATCTGAAATGGTAGCATTAGCGAAGCATGTTTTGGATTTTTACTAGAAATGGGTCGTAAAAACCGAGtatgtttttaaataatagttttcCAGCCTAACTATTATGGAATATGGATTTATTAGTCATTTTTATGTTTGAAGCTTGGTTTGAAAACAACCTAGATATTGTTAGCAAAGTCTGGCTCTGAGGAATGGAAagcctctgggtttttttttttttttaaaggttaaggGTCCAGATTAAGAACAGCTGGAAAGGTTTAGAGTTTATTCTGTTGAGACAGCGATCAGCAGGTTGCCATACACACCTAGAAAAACATAGCTGGGTTCCATCTACCCCAAGCATCAACATCCCAGCAGCAGAATCAGGGCCCAGATAGTAACAGTCATATGATTCCTAActccttttcagctttttataCATAATATACACCTCTTGGATATTTTTAAGTCTAGATGCATCAAAACAAAGTGCAAATAAATTGATATTGCACTACTGGATGGAAACACATGCAACAGTTGCACTTCAGCTGGATCAGACCTTTGACCTAATCCTTCCTACCATGTAGCATTCATTTACATCTTAATTTATCTCCACTTCGTTAATCTACAATTAGATTTACTGATATCAGAAACGTTGACACTTTAAATACagtcataacattttttttaaaaagcagaactaGAGGAATAAACactccctgcttttattttttgctgcatgCCCCCTTTAAATGTATATTACTTACATAGATCAAAGCAGATAACGGTCTATATTCTTATAATTGCTTAAACTAAACCATGAATTATTCACTTTAGATTAAAAGCAGCggcatttttttttggttggacaGATTCTAGGTTAGTGTAAAGAAACTTGTATTCTTTGTAATCGTTGTTATAGTAATGGTTTGAGCCTAATAgcaagttttggtttggttttttttttggtttgttttttttttttccaggagtatTTCAAACTCATTAAATGATTGAAACACATTTCTGAGCTCTGCCTGCCCGGATCTCTGAGGTTACGGTGAGCCCAGCCGGCAAAGCGGGGTTTATGGTTGTTAGGCTTCACCAAGGATCAGGGCTCAAGCTCAGTGGCTGAGCTTGCCAGAAGCTGGCAACTTTAAGCCAGAGACAGCATCTTTCCAGTCTTCACATGGAAAGGACTAGACTTCCTCAAGCCACCTCCTACTTCCTGCACTGAAGTTTAAAGAAGAAAGtcaaattttgattatttttttcctggtatccATATCAGGGAGCTTTTAGATAACGTGATGAAAGT contains these protein-coding regions:
- the LOC128904352 gene encoding cGMP-inhibited 3',5'-cyclic phosphodiesterase 3A-like, yielding MLAVTSAARTTSLVALERVPASWRPYLAYLLGLLGILLAGYTDRLWPPRRAAPLAEPPAAPPAADEAPVLRRRRRSSSMISPEMSGGGGGSSKTHRRTSLPCIPREQQILWIKSFQSGMCEDLIEKCGLRNSLILLPAERCLPVISSMPAEDAQLLQSSLTQI